Part of the Caballeronia sp. SL2Y3 genome is shown below.
TCCGGTTGAAGCGTTCGCTCGCGACTATCTTGATATGGCGAAGATCCGCGAACTTCGTGAATTCGGACAGCCAGCTATCGCCGTAACTGTCCGCGAAACCGATGAAGCCGACCGTCTTCACGCCGTGGTTGGCCATGTAGCGCGTCATCACGTCGGCCATCGCGCGGTCCGTCTGCGCCATCTTGAACGCCCAGACCTTCTTGCCTTCCTGCGGTTCGACGACCGACGCCGAGCCGATCAGCGTAATCATCGGCGTCTGATATTCGGCGACCGGATCGAGCGCCGCGAGCGCGGCCGGCGTGATGTTCGGCCCGACGATCACGTCCACCTTGTCCTCGGTGATCAGCTTGCGGATATTGCGCACGGCCGCGCCGGGGTCCGAGCCGTCGTCGAGAATGATGTACTGCGCTTCCTGTCCCGCGATGGTCTTCGGCCACATCAGCATCGCGTTCTTGCTCGTAATGCCGATGGCGGCGGCAGGCCCCGTGCTCGACAAGTCCACGCCCACCTTGATCTGTGCGTGGGCGGCGGCGGGCAACACGGACAGCACAGCCAGCGCGGCGCCGGCGGCGAGCCGGCGCGTGATTTTCGACAACGTCATCGGAAAGCTCCCCAGGGAAGTTCGTGTTTTTGTGATCGGCATGGCGCCGTCGCCTTCAGAGTCAGAGTTCGTAGCTTTCGTGGTCGCCGGAAAGCGCCTGCTCGATCAGCTTCCGGTTCATCGAGGGCGAAAGCAGCTCGACGAGCGTATACACATAGCTGCGCAGATAAGCGCCTTGCTTGAGCGCGAGCCGCGTGACGTTCGTGCCGAACAGATGCCCCACCGGCATCGCGCGCAAATGGCGGTCGCGCTCGGGATTGAACGCGATGTCCGCCATGATCCCGACGCCGAGCCCCAGTTCGACGTAAGTCTTAATGACGTCCGCGTCGATGGCTTCGAGCACGATATCCGGCGTCAGATTGCGCAGGTGGAACGCATGGTTGATCTTCGTGCGCCCGGCGAACGCCGCTTCGTACGTGATGAGCGGGTACTGCACGAGATCGTCGAGCGTGAGAAGCTTGCGTTCCAGGAGCGGATGCTCCGGCAGCATGACCGCCAGATGCTGCCACTGGAAGCAGGGCAGCGACACCAGTTCCTTATAGTTCGCGATGGCTTCGGTGGCGATGGCGATGTCCGCCTGATCGTGAATGACCATCTCGGCGACCTGCGTCGGGCTGCCTTGCAGGATGGACAGATGCACTTTCGGGAAGCGTTTCTTGAATTCCGCGATGGCGGCCGGCAGCGAGTAGCGCGCCTGCGTGTGGGTCGCGGCGATCACGAGATTGCCCTGATCCTGCGCCGCGTAATCCTTGCCGACGCGCTTGAGGCTTTCCACTTCCTGCAGGATTTTTTCGACGGACGCGAGAATGATGCGCCCCGGTTCGGTCAGCGACCGCACGCGCTTGCCGTGCCGCGTGAAGATTTCGACGCCCAGCTCGTCTTCCAGCTCGATGATCGCCTTCGACACGCCCGGCTGCGATGTGTACAGCGCCTTGGCGGCTTCGGTCAGGTTGAAGTTCTGCCGCACGGCCTCCCGCACGAAGCGGAACTGATGCAGATTCATTTATAACCCACGCGCATATCAAAGTAATTTTTCAGTCGTTTGCAATATATAGCAGGTTTATTACTATCAGTCCAATTTTTCCAATATCCATAGCTGTTTTCGTCATTAGCAAATGAGCGTTCCGTCTGAACGCCGCGCGCATCGGCGAATCAATGGATATCTGACGCGCGGCGCAACCTAGGGCGCCGGCGGCCAAACAAAAACTTGGGGCCCCCGAATGTACCAATACGATCAGATCGACCAGCGAATCGTTGACGAACGAGTCGCGCAGTACGCCGATCAGGTTCGCCGGCGTCTGTCGGGCGAGTTGAGCGAGGAAGAATTCCGTCCGCTGCGGCTGCAAAACGGCCTGTACATGCAGCGCCACGCATACATGCACCGCATCGCGATTCCGTACGGCAACCTGCGCAGCGACCAGTTGCGCATGCTCGCCACCATCGCGCGGGAGCACGACCGCGGCTACGGCCACTTTTCAACGCGCACCAACATCCAGTTCAACTGGATCGAGCTGGAAGAAACGCCGGAAATCCTGCGCAAGCTGGCGTCGGTGCAAATGCACGCGATCCAGACGTCGGGCAACTGCATCCGCAACATCACGGCGGACCAGTTCGCGGGCGTGGCGCCGGACGAAACCGTCGATCCCCGTCCGTGGGCCGAAATTCTG
Proteins encoded:
- a CDS encoding ABC transporter substrate-binding protein, which produces MTLSKITRRLAAGAALAVLSVLPAAAHAQIKVGVDLSSTGPAAAIGITSKNAMLMWPKTIAGQEAQYIILDDGSDPGAAVRNIRKLITEDKVDVIVGPNITPAALAALDPVAEYQTPMITLIGSASVVEPQEGKKVWAFKMAQTDRAMADVMTRYMANHGVKTVGFIGFADSYGDSWLSEFTKFADLRHIKIVASERFNRTDASVTGQILKLMAAKPDAVLIAGAGTPTVLPQRTLVERGYKGAIYQTHGIATPEFIKLGGKDVEGTLFPTQPVVVARTLPADHPSKKAALAFVDAYENKYGKGTVTQFAGDAAGVYPRLQDAATRALKAGKPGTKEFRVALRSELEHAHELVVPNGVVNTSASDHVGLDQRASVMGIVRNGAFTYLSQ
- a CDS encoding CysB family HTH-type transcriptional regulator, producing MNLHQFRFVREAVRQNFNLTEAAKALYTSQPGVSKAIIELEDELGVEIFTRHGKRVRSLTEPGRIILASVEKILQEVESLKRVGKDYAAQDQGNLVIAATHTQARYSLPAAIAEFKKRFPKVHLSILQGSPTQVAEMVIHDQADIAIATEAIANYKELVSLPCFQWQHLAVMLPEHPLLERKLLTLDDLVQYPLITYEAAFAGRTKINHAFHLRNLTPDIVLEAIDADVIKTYVELGLGVGIMADIAFNPERDRHLRAMPVGHLFGTNVTRLALKQGAYLRSYVYTLVELLSPSMNRKLIEQALSGDHESYEL